One window of Dyadobacter sandarakinus genomic DNA carries:
- a CDS encoding PA2169 family four-helix-bundle protein, which produces MINELIELNNDRVAGFEKVIADINDENIDLKAIFQEYAQQSRKNGQELAAIVGSVEEVETDNSVAGTLHRAWIDVKALFGGSDRASILSEAERGEDAIKKAYKEALESTDLPVGSVDVIRSQAQGINAAHDRIKALRDAAKA; this is translated from the coding sequence TTGATAAACGAACTGATTGAACTGAATAACGACCGCGTAGCAGGTTTTGAAAAAGTAATTGCAGACATCAATGATGAAAACATTGATCTCAAAGCGATATTTCAGGAATATGCACAGCAAAGCCGCAAAAACGGTCAGGAGCTGGCAGCTATCGTAGGATCGGTAGAAGAAGTAGAAACTGATAACAGCGTAGCCGGCACATTGCACCGTGCATGGATTGACGTAAAAGCACTATTTGGCGGCAGCGACCGTGCGAGCATCCTGTCAGAGGCTGAGCGCGGAGAAGACGCCATTAAAAAAGCTTATAAAGAAGCTCTGGAAAGCACCGATCTTCCGGTGGGGTCCGTAGACGTCATCAGAAGCCAGGCACAGGGAATCAATGCCGCTCACGATCGCATCAAAGCATTGCGTGACGCTGCAAAAGCCTGA
- a CDS encoding TetR/AcrR family transcriptional regulator, protein MLSTREEILRNKILAGADRLFRENGLAKTTMEDIAREAGKGKSTLYYYFSSKEEIFDVIVQSEKDKFFTRVQDEVSKVPTAREKLRVLTRMRFENIKIWVNLYNVMVREFLQALGDGTDNAVAHYRRQYDQKLVKIISSILQYGIVSGEFKVLSDTEIELLSFVITSAIHGIEMDLVMYNRVEEVVSRTDFFQDLLVDGLKKA, encoded by the coding sequence ATGTTAAGTACCAGAGAGGAAATTTTGCGAAATAAAATCCTTGCGGGAGCAGACAGGCTTTTCCGTGAGAACGGGCTGGCAAAAACGACAATGGAGGACATTGCCCGGGAAGCCGGCAAAGGCAAAAGTACCCTTTACTACTATTTTAGCAGCAAGGAGGAGATTTTTGATGTGATTGTGCAGTCCGAAAAAGACAAGTTTTTTACCAGGGTTCAGGATGAAGTATCAAAAGTGCCTACTGCACGCGAAAAGCTGCGTGTACTGACCCGGATGCGGTTTGAGAACATCAAAATCTGGGTAAACCTTTATAATGTAATGGTCCGGGAGTTTCTGCAGGCGCTGGGGGACGGTACAGACAATGCTGTGGCACATTACCGCCGGCAATATGACCAGAAGCTGGTGAAAATCATCAGCAGCATTCTGCAGTATGGCATCGTGAGTGGGGAGTTCAAGGTGTTATCCGACACGGAGATCGAACTGTTATCCTTTGTTATTACAAGCGCCATACATGGCATTGAGATGGATCTGGTGATGTACAATCGTGTTGAGGAAGTTGTTTCAAGAACGGATTTCTTCCAGGACCTACTTGTTGATGGTCTTAAAAAAGCGTAA
- a CDS encoding porin family protein, whose amino-acid sequence MKKLILASFFVLASVSAFSQKFSIGPKAGINLSNYTGGNIDSDALFGYHIGGMLNYGFGNVFSIQPEVLFSTQGAKVQSGSARRDFKISYLTVPVMFKFKTSGGFFVEVGPQAGFRTSSNVPDQTINNFAKNLDLAAAGGIGYHSPIGLGAGIRYIAGLSKVGDFSGQNINPDFKNSVIQASIFWAIPLVK is encoded by the coding sequence ATGAAAAAGTTAATTCTAGCTTCGTTTTTCGTACTGGCATCTGTCAGCGCATTTTCACAAAAGTTCAGCATTGGTCCAAAAGCTGGTATCAACCTTAGCAATTATACCGGAGGAAATATTGACTCCGACGCCCTGTTCGGGTACCACATTGGTGGAATGCTCAATTACGGATTTGGTAATGTATTCTCCATTCAGCCGGAAGTTTTGTTCTCCACGCAGGGAGCGAAAGTGCAGAGCGGCAGTGCCCGTCGTGATTTCAAGATCAGCTACCTGACGGTTCCCGTGATGTTCAAATTCAAGACGAGCGGCGGATTTTTTGTAGAAGTAGGTCCGCAGGCTGGTTTCAGGACATCGTCCAATGTGCCGGATCAAACGATCAACAATTTTGCAAAAAACCTTGATCTGGCAGCAGCTGGCGGCATTGGCTACCATTCTCCGATCGGGTTGGGCGCAGGTATCAGGTACATTGCCGGACTTTCGAAAGTGGGTGATTTCTCAGGACAGAATATCAATCCTGATTTCAAAAACAGTGTTATCCAGGCAAGTATATTCTGGGCAATTCCTTTGGTGAAATAG
- a CDS encoding DUF2141 domain-containing protein, translating into MHASTLSGKTGFLTLAFCLLAALVQAQNISMTISNIKSRDGQILVAVFTNQQNFKDEKAAFKHQFSKTSVSNGILKVNFDLPAGTYGIALIDDQNKNGKLDKNFVGIPKEGVGFSNFYLSGVSKPDFDDFKFDVKTSAVAVECKLRNF; encoded by the coding sequence ATGCATGCATCCACACTTTCCGGAAAAACCGGTTTTCTGACGCTGGCTTTTTGCCTGCTTGCCGCACTGGTACAGGCGCAGAACATCAGCATGACGATCTCCAATATTAAATCCCGGGACGGGCAGATTTTGGTTGCCGTGTTTACCAATCAGCAAAACTTTAAGGATGAGAAAGCTGCATTCAAACATCAGTTTTCCAAAACCTCGGTCAGTAATGGTATTTTAAAGGTAAATTTTGACCTGCCTGCCGGTACCTACGGCATTGCACTGATTGATGATCAGAATAAAAACGGGAAGCTGGACAAAAACTTTGTGGGCATACCCAAAGAAGGAGTCGGATTTTCCAACTTCTACCTTTCAGGAGTAAGCAAGCCTGATTTTGATGATTTCAAATTCGATGTAAAGACCTCTGCCGTGGCGGTAGAGTGCAAGCTCCGTAACTTCTAG
- the arr gene encoding NAD(+)--rifampin ADP-ribosyltransferase — translation MEQASTQHEVQTPIQNAFSQTFFHGTKADLKIGDLITVGFNSNFVDRKLKHIYLSATLNAAVWGAELASGEGRERIYLVEATGPLENDPNVTDKKFAGNPTMSYRSLHPFKVIGEVTTWQSHTSEQIRAMKDGLEKLKQLGNFVIEE, via the coding sequence ATGGAACAGGCCAGCACACAGCATGAAGTTCAGACTCCAATCCAGAATGCTTTTTCCCAGACCTTTTTTCATGGAACAAAAGCAGATCTGAAAATCGGGGATCTGATAACGGTAGGGTTCAATTCTAACTTTGTCGATAGAAAGTTGAAGCACATTTATTTGTCCGCAACCCTGAATGCAGCGGTTTGGGGCGCGGAACTGGCATCCGGAGAGGGGCGTGAACGCATTTATCTGGTAGAAGCAACCGGTCCGCTCGAAAACGACCCCAATGTGACGGATAAGAAGTTTGCCGGTAATCCGACTATGTCATATCGCTCCCTGCATCCATTTAAGGTAATCGGAGAAGTGACAACTTGGCAAAGCCATACGTCTGAACAAATCCGGGCTATGAAGGACGGACTGGAAAAGCTGAAACAATTGGGAAACTTCGTGATAGAGGAATAG
- a CDS encoding SDR family oxidoreductase, with amino-acid sequence MSETSNSTLQNPISKYPQPPFNKQPQQVPGLALKMDPQPDHGEKTYKGAGRLAGRKALITGGDSGIGRAAAIAYAREGADVAINYLPEEQADADEVIALIEAEGRKGYGIPGDITHEAFCQELIAQAVEKLGGLDILVNNAGHQQAVDSLLDLSSEGFDATIKTNIYAPFWITKAALPHLPAGSVIIATSSVQAYDPSENLFDYAQTKAANVAFVKSLAKQLGPKGIRVNGVAPGPVWTPLQVSGGQPQDKIEEFGKTTPLGRPGQPAELASIYVQLADPNASYSTGQIYGAAGGSGHP; translated from the coding sequence ATGTCTGAAACAAGTAATTCAACACTACAAAATCCAATAAGCAAGTATCCTCAGCCTCCTTTCAACAAGCAGCCTCAGCAGGTGCCGGGACTGGCTTTGAAGATGGATCCCCAGCCGGATCACGGCGAGAAGACCTACAAGGGAGCCGGAAGGCTGGCAGGCAGAAAAGCCCTGATCACGGGAGGAGACTCAGGGATTGGTCGTGCGGCTGCAATCGCTTATGCCCGCGAGGGAGCCGACGTGGCAATCAACTACCTACCGGAGGAACAGGCTGACGCAGACGAAGTAATTGCACTCATTGAGGCGGAAGGTCGCAAAGGATATGGTATCCCGGGTGATATCACGCATGAAGCCTTTTGTCAGGAGCTGATTGCACAGGCTGTGGAAAAATTGGGAGGATTGGATATTCTGGTTAACAATGCAGGGCACCAGCAGGCAGTGGATTCCCTGCTCGATCTTTCCTCAGAGGGTTTTGATGCTACCATCAAAACCAACATTTATGCGCCTTTCTGGATTACCAAGGCGGCCTTACCACACCTGCCCGCAGGCTCAGTGATCATTGCAACTTCATCCGTGCAGGCGTATGATCCGTCCGAAAACCTCTTTGATTATGCCCAGACCAAGGCAGCCAATGTGGCTTTTGTAAAGTCGCTTGCCAAGCAGCTCGGACCGAAAGGCATTCGTGTGAACGGAGTAGCACCGGGTCCGGTGTGGACGCCTCTGCAGGTGAGCGGCGGTCAGCCACAGGACAAAATTGAGGAATTTGGAAAAACAACACCACTTGGAAGACCGGGCCAGCCTGCCGAACTTGCATCCATATACGTGCAGCTTGCTGATCCGAATGCCAGCTACTCTACCGGCCAGATTTACGGCGCGGCGGGTGGCAGCGGACATCCCTAA
- a CDS encoding ABC transporter permease — protein MLIHFLSFGWRRIWREKQVNIIRIANLSIGLASGLVIFLVVSYMLTFDRYHPHADRSYWIVTDIHRESTMQTDAAPRPLADVLRRTYPFVESAVRLETIFGRMMSVPDGKGGWAKKFNEARNMCFTEPEYFNLFGVEWVSGNPETALSSPNTIVLSERYAEKYFNTPLPLGKTLRFDNRVNLTVTGIIKNPPANTQLRYDGLISYATIPALESQAAMQDWLGLQSMCFVLMRPGAAVDQLNNALKVVRKKFLPPAESDHFSYHVLPLTDLNHERSGMAPRPVLYGLIAVGLMLVGASCINYINLATAQALQRSREVGVRKVVGSSRYQLLKQFMVETALITMLSVAVALILTQLAMPVVNQVLNDQDETLKPTISIADLMDPAALRWFLPLLLIVMLLSGLYPSLVLSGFNPARALAGRLGRAAGGLNIRRALITGQFLLTQLFLIVVLVITAQLRYMQKTDWGFSHDRMLAVWLPQQVPAQHQRLAEGWLGVPGVRSVSFASDPPASPYNRPVSFSYHTATEPESFETRIRAVDENYLSVFGLTLVAGRNFDAADTAGRQVLVSENLVKRLGLTSPTQVIGKSMRVKDAERTIVGVVKDFRSGDLHSPVVPVTLIHDLGHTAMAVLSFEAKPAALPEKVIEGVWDKVLPDQLYKSSSVSGMLASFTNMESLLAGFVQIFACIAIAMNCLGLYGLVTFMAETRAKEIGIRRILGARTGQMLWIFGKEFSRLMAIGFIIAAPLGWWLTAGWLRQYAHRIEVDGWLLLATIFLMAVITTITILGHALKAAAANPVNYLRAQ, from the coding sequence ATGCTCATACATTTCCTATCGTTTGGCTGGCGCCGGATTTGGCGTGAAAAGCAGGTCAACATCATCCGGATTGCAAATCTGAGCATTGGACTGGCCAGCGGGTTGGTGATATTCCTGGTCGTCAGTTACATGCTTACTTTCGACCGGTACCATCCGCATGCCGACCGCTCTTACTGGATTGTCACGGACATTCACCGGGAGTCGACCATGCAAACCGATGCTGCGCCCAGACCCTTGGCGGATGTGCTCAGAAGGACTTACCCGTTTGTCGAAAGTGCTGTACGACTGGAAACGATCTTTGGCAGGATGATGAGTGTACCTGACGGCAAAGGAGGATGGGCAAAAAAATTCAACGAAGCCAGGAACATGTGCTTTACGGAGCCCGAGTACTTCAATTTGTTTGGTGTGGAGTGGGTAAGTGGAAATCCGGAAACTGCCCTGTCTTCTCCCAATACCATTGTGCTCAGCGAACGTTACGCCGAGAAATATTTTAATACACCGCTGCCTCTTGGCAAAACGCTTAGGTTTGACAACCGCGTTAATCTTACCGTCACAGGCATCATCAAAAATCCGCCGGCCAACACCCAGCTCCGCTATGACGGCCTGATTTCCTATGCCACTATTCCGGCGCTCGAATCACAAGCTGCAATGCAGGACTGGCTGGGTCTTCAAAGCATGTGCTTTGTGCTGATGCGTCCGGGGGCAGCGGTGGATCAGCTGAACAATGCATTGAAAGTGGTGAGAAAGAAATTTTTGCCGCCCGCCGAGTCGGATCACTTTTCCTACCATGTACTTCCCCTCACGGATCTGAATCATGAGCGCAGCGGGATGGCGCCACGGCCGGTACTGTATGGACTGATTGCCGTAGGCTTGATGCTGGTGGGTGCTTCCTGCATCAATTATATCAACCTGGCTACCGCACAGGCATTGCAGCGCTCGCGGGAAGTAGGCGTGCGGAAAGTGGTGGGCAGCAGCCGGTACCAGCTGCTGAAACAGTTTATGGTCGAAACAGCACTGATCACCATGCTTTCGGTTGCCGTAGCACTCATCCTGACGCAGCTGGCCATGCCGGTTGTAAATCAGGTCCTCAATGACCAGGATGAAACACTCAAACCCACCATTTCCATTGCCGACCTGATGGATCCCGCAGCATTGCGCTGGTTTTTGCCGCTTTTGCTGATCGTAATGCTGTTGTCCGGTTTGTATCCGTCCCTGGTACTGTCCGGCTTTAATCCTGCCAGGGCACTTGCCGGGCGGCTGGGCAGGGCGGCTGGTGGGCTGAACATTCGCCGGGCGCTTATCACGGGCCAGTTTCTGCTTACACAGCTTTTCCTGATCGTGGTGCTGGTGATTACCGCACAGTTGCGTTATATGCAAAAGACTGACTGGGGGTTCAGTCACGATCGCATGCTGGCAGTATGGTTGCCGCAGCAGGTACCTGCACAGCATCAGCGGCTTGCCGAAGGGTGGCTCGGCGTGCCGGGCGTCCGGTCGGTTTCTTTCGCGAGCGATCCCCCTGCTTCGCCTTACAATCGTCCGGTATCTTTCAGCTACCACACTGCCACAGAGCCTGAATCTTTCGAAACGCGGATCAGGGCAGTGGATGAAAATTACCTTAGTGTGTTCGGGCTGACCCTTGTTGCAGGCCGCAACTTTGATGCTGCTGACACTGCCGGCCGGCAGGTGCTGGTGAGTGAAAATCTGGTCAAAAGACTGGGCCTTACGTCTCCCACTCAGGTCATCGGCAAGTCGATGCGGGTTAAAGATGCCGAGCGTACCATTGTGGGTGTTGTAAAAGACTTTCGCAGCGGCGACCTGCATTCGCCGGTTGTTCCGGTTACCCTGATCCACGACCTTGGTCATACTGCCATGGCCGTACTCTCCTTTGAGGCAAAACCGGCAGCTTTACCCGAAAAAGTCATTGAAGGAGTTTGGGATAAGGTTTTGCCTGACCAGCTGTACAAATCTTCGTCGGTCAGCGGCATGCTTGCGTCGTTTACCAATATGGAAAGTCTGCTGGCAGGATTTGTTCAGATCTTCGCCTGCATTGCCATTGCCATGAACTGCCTGGGCTTGTACGGCCTGGTTACCTTTATGGCCGAGACCAGGGCAAAAGAAATCGGTATACGCCGGATACTGGGCGCGCGCACCGGCCAGATGCTCTGGATTTTCGGCAAAGAGTTCAGCCGGCTGATGGCAATCGGGTTTATCATTGCTGCACCGCTGGGCTGGTGGCTTACTGCAGGCTGGCTCCGGCAGTATGCACACCGGATCGAGGTGGATGGCTGGCTGCTGCTGGCTACCATTTTCCTGATGGCCGTCATTACAACCATCACCATTCTTGGCCACGCTTTGAAGGCAGCCGCAGCCAACCCCGTCAATTACCTGCGGGCACAATAG
- a CDS encoding HD domain-containing protein, giving the protein MEFTDLLKQIEFIKEVDKLKYILRKTKLINSDRNENDAEHSWHLCLMAFVLAGHANFPVDLLRVIKMLLIHDIVEIDAGDTFIYDTQKSHTNTEEERTAANRIFGLLPDEQAGELIAIWEEFEAGETHEAKFARAMDRLEPLLQNTSNQGGTWSEFGVTYEKVFAKKQVIRQGSETIWQYAEQLINDSVEKGILKK; this is encoded by the coding sequence ATGGAATTTACGGATCTGTTGAAGCAGATTGAGTTTATAAAAGAAGTAGATAAGCTTAAATACATTCTTCGCAAGACCAAGCTGATCAACAGCGACCGCAACGAAAATGATGCGGAACATAGCTGGCATTTATGCCTGATGGCTTTTGTGCTGGCAGGTCATGCCAACTTTCCGGTCGACCTGCTCAGGGTTATTAAGATGCTGCTCATCCATGACATTGTTGAGATAGATGCCGGGGATACGTTTATTTATGATACACAAAAGAGCCACACCAATACCGAGGAGGAAAGAACGGCTGCCAATCGCATTTTCGGGTTGCTGCCTGATGAGCAGGCCGGTGAGCTGATCGCCATTTGGGAAGAATTTGAAGCGGGAGAAACCCATGAAGCAAAGTTTGCCCGTGCCATGGACCGGCTGGAACCCTTGCTGCAGAATACATCCAATCAGGGTGGTACGTGGAGTGAGTTCGGTGTGACGTACGAAAAAGTATTTGCCAAAAAACAGGTGATCCGTCAGGGATCCGAAACCATCTGGCAGTATGCCGAGCAGCTTATTAATGACAGTGTTGAAAAGGGTATCCTGAAAAAGTAG
- a CDS encoding S41 family peptidase codes for MLKQLLLPFFLIFVLSAQAQTSDEFNLDFEQVLRGQKLPDKWMQWGVGYQVTTDSAQHFEGRRSVLLKAPAEIKPGTFGCAASTLPAIYEGKQIELRGYMKFDSVTGSIGLMLRIDGNAGTLQFENMQSQGIRGTRDWQQYSVKLPYPPNAAKIHIGALLVGQGSLWADRFEVLIDGIPLARAPLRKPAAALSDKEFDAGSRYTVGKLSPAQITTLSNLGKLWGFLKYHHPAVASGDHNWDYELFRILPQVTGNVPAAGKQKALYQWISGLGPVRGGSDYTVDERAALKPGLGWIKNAGFGKDVEALLDTIRNASRTADSYYIGLQPGVGNPDFRNEQPYAGMAFPDAGFRLLSLFRYWNMIEYYFPYKHLIREDWHAVLTEFVPRFVNATDETAYQLAALELITRVKDTHADLYNQSPALDAYFGRRYAAASLSFAEGKPVVTDFYDQSLAKQSGLQVGDVIEQINEKNVSNIIREKLPYTAGSNMPVRLRNMAPHLLRSNDSLITVRISRASRTMDVQVPAYAKEKINIYANFNKKDTCFKLIRPDVAYLFPGRYKNSYLPEILPEISKTKGLIIDMRCYPADFMVFTFAPFLLPEARAFVKFTHGSMQVPGLFTFTPELKTGKTNPDYYKGKIVLIVNESTLSQAEYTAMTFSTAPDITIIGSTTAAADGNVSPIVLPGNIRTGISGIGVYYPDGRETQQVGIVPDMEVKPTIAGIREGRDELLEKALEILK; via the coding sequence ATGCTGAAACAACTTCTTCTCCCCTTTTTTTTAATCTTCGTCTTATCTGCTCAGGCGCAAACCAGTGATGAATTCAATCTTGACTTTGAACAGGTATTACGAGGCCAGAAACTGCCTGACAAATGGATGCAGTGGGGAGTTGGCTACCAGGTAACTACCGACAGTGCACAACATTTTGAGGGCAGGCGGTCGGTGCTTCTGAAAGCCCCGGCCGAGATCAAACCCGGCACTTTCGGCTGTGCTGCAAGTACGCTGCCAGCCATATACGAGGGAAAACAGATCGAACTGAGGGGTTACATGAAGTTCGACAGCGTGACGGGGAGCATCGGTCTGATGCTGCGGATCGACGGGAATGCGGGCACCCTGCAGTTTGAAAATATGCAATCGCAGGGCATCCGGGGTACCCGCGACTGGCAGCAATACAGCGTCAAGCTTCCCTATCCTCCCAATGCTGCAAAAATACATATCGGCGCTTTACTGGTTGGTCAGGGATCTCTGTGGGCTGATCGTTTCGAGGTGTTAATAGATGGTATACCCCTGGCCAGGGCTCCGCTCAGAAAACCGGCTGCTGCTTTGTCGGACAAGGAATTTGATGCAGGCTCCCGCTACACGGTGGGCAAACTGTCACCAGCACAAATTACCACACTGAGTAACCTGGGCAAGCTTTGGGGATTTTTGAAATACCACCACCCTGCGGTTGCCAGCGGCGACCACAACTGGGATTACGAGCTGTTCCGCATCCTGCCGCAGGTGACGGGCAACGTTCCGGCTGCCGGCAAACAAAAGGCATTGTACCAGTGGATATCCGGATTGGGTCCGGTCAGAGGCGGGTCGGACTACACCGTTGATGAACGCGCTGCTTTAAAACCCGGGCTCGGCTGGATCAAAAATGCAGGCTTCGGCAAAGACGTGGAAGCATTGCTCGATACGATCAGAAACGCCTCCAGAACCGCAGACAGCTACTATATTGGCCTGCAACCCGGAGTAGGAAATCCCGATTTCAGAAATGAACAACCTTATGCCGGTATGGCGTTTCCGGATGCCGGGTTCAGGCTGCTCAGCTTGTTCCGGTACTGGAACATGATCGAATACTACTTTCCCTACAAACACCTGATCAGGGAAGACTGGCATGCCGTGCTGACCGAATTTGTGCCCCGCTTTGTGAATGCAACCGACGAGACTGCTTACCAGCTGGCTGCTCTTGAGCTGATCACAAGGGTGAAAGACACGCACGCTGACCTGTACAATCAAAGTCCGGCGCTGGATGCATATTTTGGCCGCCGGTATGCCGCAGCATCGCTCTCTTTTGCAGAAGGCAAGCCGGTAGTGACCGATTTTTATGATCAATCGCTTGCGAAGCAATCTGGTCTTCAGGTTGGGGACGTCATTGAGCAGATCAATGAAAAAAATGTAAGCAACATCATCCGGGAAAAGCTGCCCTATACAGCCGGCTCCAACATGCCCGTCCGCCTCAGGAACATGGCACCCCACCTGCTGCGGAGCAATGATTCCCTGATTACCGTCCGGATCAGCCGGGCATCCAGGACGATGGATGTGCAGGTTCCTGCCTATGCGAAAGAGAAGATCAACATTTATGCCAACTTCAACAAGAAGGATACCTGCTTTAAACTGATCCGCCCGGACGTGGCTTATCTTTTTCCGGGCAGGTACAAAAACAGCTACCTGCCGGAGATTTTACCGGAAATCTCTAAAACAAAGGGCTTGATCATTGATATGCGTTGCTACCCTGCCGACTTCATGGTATTTACTTTTGCACCATTCCTGCTGCCCGAAGCCCGTGCATTTGTAAAATTTACGCATGGAAGTATGCAGGTGCCCGGATTATTCACCTTTACGCCCGAACTGAAAACCGGCAAAACGAACCCGGATTATTACAAGGGTAAAATCGTGCTGATTGTCAATGAAAGTACATTGAGCCAGGCTGAATATACTGCTATGACATTTTCCACAGCACCGGATATCACCATTATCGGAAGTACCACTGCGGCCGCCGACGGGAATGTATCGCCCATTGTGCTGCCCGGTAATATCCGTACCGGCATAAGCGGGATCGGTGTGTATTATCCCGACGGCCGTGAAACCCAGCAGGTCGGTATTGTTCCCGACATGGAGGTAAAACCCACCATTGCAGGCATCAGGGAAGGACGCGATGAATTGCTTGAAAAGGCTTTAGAAATTCTTAAATAG
- a CDS encoding RrF2 family transcriptional regulator has translation MAVFSKTCEYAIRAVLYIAHRSADGKRIGIRDIAAGIDSPEVYLAKILQDLSRKGIISSVKGPNGGFYMDSNALSRPLSDVVEAVDGNGLFTGCALGLKQCSEIRPCPLHDQFKVIRGQIRDLLNTTSIGGFNQELLQGALSLKK, from the coding sequence ATGGCTGTATTTTCAAAAACGTGCGAGTATGCGATCCGTGCTGTGCTGTACATTGCCCACAGGTCGGCCGACGGAAAGCGGATCGGGATCAGGGATATAGCTGCGGGCATTGACTCCCCGGAAGTATACCTGGCCAAGATCCTGCAGGATTTGAGCAGGAAAGGCATTATCAGTTCGGTTAAAGGTCCAAACGGGGGTTTTTACATGGATAGCAATGCACTTTCCAGGCCTTTGAGCGATGTTGTTGAAGCCGTGGACGGCAATGGCCTTTTTACGGGATGTGCACTGGGACTGAAGCAATGTTCTGAAATCCGGCCCTGCCCCCTGCACGATCAGTTCAAGGTAATCAGGGGGCAGATCAGGGACCTGCTGAATACCACCAGCATCGGCGGGTTCAATCAGGAGCTGCTTCAGGGGGCATTGTCACTGAAAAAGTAA
- the hmpA gene encoding NO-inducible flavohemoprotein codes for MTNEQRELVKATVPVLKANGVALTTYFYNRMLTQNPELKNVFNAANQHTGAQPTALAMAVLAYAEHIDNPGVLAGAVNRIANKHVSLDIRPEQYAIVGKHLLASIGEVLGDAASPALIDAWGVAYQQLAGMMIGVEAGLYSNAVAKEGGWSGWRPFVVQQKTRESEEITSFYLYPSDHGAVADFAPGQYITVRLFVPELNVFQPRQYSISCAPNGRYYRISVKKEHGNELRPEGHVSNLLHSSIAEGAIIEVAAPSGDFTLNPDKTNPIVFISGGVGVTPFMSMLDYLISAGKQRPVTWIHGCRSFRVHAFRDLVRELGEKHGAMSVHTFYDTMEQDMEDGYYEGFVDLGKLSQVLAPDADYYICGPGAFIKKHFDYLSANGIVREAIHFEEFGPATLVV; via the coding sequence ATGACAAATGAACAAAGAGAACTTGTAAAAGCTACCGTGCCGGTTTTGAAAGCAAACGGAGTTGCATTGACCACCTACTTTTACAACCGCATGCTGACACAAAATCCGGAGTTGAAAAACGTGTTCAATGCAGCTAATCAGCATACAGGTGCCCAGCCTACTGCGCTGGCGATGGCTGTACTGGCCTACGCGGAGCACATTGATAATCCCGGGGTACTGGCAGGGGCAGTAAACCGGATCGCCAACAAGCATGTAAGCCTGGATATCAGGCCGGAGCAGTATGCCATCGTAGGCAAACATTTACTGGCTTCCATCGGCGAAGTGCTGGGCGATGCCGCATCACCCGCGCTGATTGATGCCTGGGGAGTTGCCTACCAGCAGCTGGCGGGCATGATGATCGGGGTTGAGGCGGGATTGTACAGCAATGCAGTGGCAAAAGAAGGCGGATGGAGCGGATGGCGGCCTTTTGTAGTTCAGCAAAAAACCAGGGAATCGGAGGAGATCACTTCATTTTACCTGTATCCCTCCGATCATGGAGCCGTAGCCGATTTTGCTCCCGGACAATATATTACCGTACGCCTGTTTGTACCTGAACTTAACGTTTTCCAGCCCCGGCAGTACAGCATTTCGTGCGCGCCGAACGGGCGGTATTACCGTATTTCGGTCAAAAAAGAGCATGGAAATGAGCTGCGCCCGGAGGGGCATGTCAGCAATTTGCTGCATAGCTCCATAGCAGAAGGCGCGATCATTGAAGTGGCAGCCCCCTCAGGCGATTTTACCCTGAACCCCGACAAAACCAATCCCATCGTCTTCATCAGCGGCGGCGTGGGTGTGACGCCATTTATGAGCATGCTGGATTACCTCATCTCGGCCGGGAAGCAAAGACCCGTAACCTGGATACACGGATGCCGGAGCTTCCGGGTACACGCATTCAGGGACCTGGTGCGCGAGCTGGGTGAAAAGCATGGTGCGATGTCGGTACATACCTTTTACGACACCATGGAGCAGGACATGGAAGACGGGTACTACGAGGGCTTTGTTGACCTTGGCAAGCTCAGCCAGGTGCTGGCCCCTGATGCCGACTACTACATCTGCGGCCCGGGCGCATTCATTAAAAAGCACTTCGATTATCTAAGCGCAAACGGCATTGTCCGGGAGGCGATCCACTTTGAGGAATTCGGCCCGGCTACGCTGGTTGTCTGA